TGCAATCAGAGCATCGGTCTGCAAGGCATGCTGGGGAAGTCAATCAGTTGTTTTCCCAACAACATTTTAAGTCAGTGGAGCAGTCTGCCTTTCTAACCCTCCCTCCTTGTTACAGGGTGAAGGGGGAGATGGCCAACAATGCTTTCCAATGTGCCGTCCATGTGTACCGCACTGAAGGCCTTCGTGGATTTTACCGCGGTGTCACTGCCTCCTATGCTGGAGTGTCAGAGACCATCATACATTTTGTCATCTATGAATCACTGAAACAGAAGCTGAGGAGCAGCCGTCATTCCATTTCCCCTCCGCTCACACTTTCACCAAACAGCTATGACTTCTTTGGACTaatgggagctgctgctgtctccAAAACGTGTGCTTCTTGCATCGCATATCCACATGGTGAGTAGGTTCACTCTCCTTGCTTCTGTCCCCCTCAGTGGAAGAGAGTTGTCACACCCATAGCATCAATCTGCTAATCTTACTTCCCTTTGTGTGTCTCCAGAGGTCATTCGCACACGGTTGCGAGAAGAAGGGTCACGATACCGTTCCTTTATACAGACTCTGCAGCTTGTGGTCCATGAAGAGGGCCCCTTGGCTTTGTACCGAGGGCTCCTGGCTCACTTGATCCGTCAGATTCCAAACGCAGCTATCATGATGGCTACCTATGAACTCATCGTACATTTGGCCTCTTCCACCTTGTAAGCACCTGGCTGACCGAGACTGCTGTAGAGATACAGGGACCTCGTGGTCCTGAGACTTGGTCTTTTCGCATGCTCTGAGAAGTGGTGCTTTTTATCTCATATCAGAACTGGGCCAGGCATGGCATTCTTGGAACATAAGACTATTTTGTGCAAGGTTCTTGGTTCCAGTGTGCACAATGtagcctttcttctttctggagACTTGTATTATTCCAGTGCTTCAAGATGTCAGGGCACTGGTTTGACAGTGCCTGCTGGAAGCTCCCTGTACGAAACAAGGGCATGGAACTTACAGGGAAGGagacaaagaagaaagcatAAGAGTACCTTAGACAGCCTCAGCATATTAATTTCTCTGGGACACAGTAACAGTCGTAGTGTGTGCACAGTTGGACAAGAAGACAGGCCAGAACTGAGACTGAAAAAACTGCAGCAAGCAGAGATCTTGTGCTGACACGTACCCTTGGAGGGCACTCTCACCTGCTGTGCTACCTTTCTGCCTCTAAGGAGGTTTTCAGCCTTGGCTGCCAGCAAATGTCCTGTTGCAGAATCTTCCTTTGAGTCCTTGACACGTTGCAGCCATTGCCTTGGGGTTGTCAGCTGCCTGAcacctctcttttcttcttgcagcGTCTTGACTAATCAGACCAAATCGGTCACAGGAAGAAGCACAACCTCCTATGAAGCGTTACCCTCACAACTCCTGCGACTGGGCTCATAACCACGCTTTGCTAATATCTGTTGTTTACAACCCCTCCATTCCCAACAGAAAGAGGGCACCTCCTTCCCTCAGAAATGCTGGGCTGTTCTGCTCCAAATTGGAACTCCTGGTGTGAAAAAATGCTCTTCTATGCTAGTAAGGCAAGTGGAGCAGGTGAAAAGGTGGATGAAGCTGAGGACTTGGCCTGTTTCTACTGATGATATATGAAGCGTATGGAAAAAAGAAGACTTGTTTTTTTATGTAATCAAGAATGAGTCACATTTGCCTGCGACAGGCTAGGATGCCTTATGTCTCTGTGGGTTTCTAGTCCTGTGTCCTGAGGAACGTTTTGTATTTTGACTGTCAGAAAGGTTACAGGTAGGGTCAAGGGTGATGTGTTTTTCTTGTTCCAACACATACCCTAAAAATTGTAGCCCTTCCCTGAGATAAGGCAGTAATTTCAGTAAAAACTGGGCAATCTCCAGTCTCACACTAGAGGCTACACTGactgtttctttccctgcttgTACTGAGAAACGGCAGAAGCCCTGACTGTTTTATTTgaaatccatttattttaaaatccactTTGTTTCCTCATCCTTCTTGCCTTCATTCATTTAGTTCAGGAGTATCGACAATTTTACAAAGCGACACAAGCTGCagtggtggtttttttgcatgaaaCGAGAATAAACCTTAAACGACAACATtgaaaaaatatacaatatatatataatatctgGGGAGGGGTTATGAGAAACCCCCCTCTGAGCCCTATGGCTGGCTCCTCCTTCcaaatttctgttctttccaaGCCCCTCCTTTGTCGTCATAGTTTTGAAGCGTGCCACGGTCATGTGCAAGTGCCCCAACACGTTTCTTCAGAGCCACACGGGGGGGAATCACCAATGCAGGGAATGTCCACAATGAGAATGGCAGAAGATGAAGGAACATGGGAGGCAGAAATGACAAATGAGGGAGGAGAGCGTGTGTACACGGTGGGGAACAGAAGTTAAAAGTAAGACAccttctcctcccagccacatGTTTTGGGAGGATCCTTGGACTGGTGTTTTAAAGCTCCTAGTAGCAGTGAGAGCCGTTGCTTTTGCCAATGATGTGTCGGTCATCCACGTCATTGCTGTCCAGGGAGTCCGGTGTCTCTGAGTCAGTGCTGTCATCTTCGTCCTCCATGCCCTCGCTACCTCTGCCCTCACCGCTTTCAGCTGCCCTCTCCTGGCAGCTCTGGTAGGACTGGGGAGGAGAAAGATGGGGTCAGGGGAAGGATCTGGCAACTCAACTGCCCGCCCAGCCACAGCCACTGAGGTTGCTCCTCACCTCCATGGGGTTAACTATGATAGTGAGGGCTGAGTCGTCCCAGAACATGTCGCTCTCTTTGCCTCCAGTGCTCACGTGTCCCCCTTCGGCAGCCCCAGGGACCTCTTGCCCCACTCCCCGCCGGTGCAAGGAGTGGATGCGCAGGATGCCAAGGATCACCATGAGTGCCAGGAAGCCCACACACACCACAATGATGACAGTGGCAGCACTGGGGACCACTTTagagaaagcaaataaaggagTGCTTAGAGCCTGTCACAGACACATGCATTTCCAACCTGACCTGCAGGAAATGGGGTTCCTGGGGAGAGACCGGGGTTTTGGTGGAGGCAGGAACACATCCTGGTTTTTCTAATCCCCTGAGCACAGGCAGTTCCTGCCCTCAGGTGCTGTGTCTTTGCTTGAGGCCTGCAAAGTTTGCCAGGACACCTAGGTCCAGGCATCCTCTGATGTCAGCCCAGCCTGTGGACTTTGCACATCTTCATCTGCAGAAATCACCAGAACATGTCGCACAGAGGCCATTTGTATCCTTTCCCTGGGAGAGATGTGCACTGTGGACAGCCTTTAAGGGCACAAGGACAATTTTCAGAGGGTTTGATTTTCAGAGGGTGCAGGCagtagaaaaagaaggaagccAAAAGAAGTCTGCTTTGCATACAGGGCAGAGGTGAGGTCTATAGTGGTCTTCTAATTAATGCTAGAGTCAAAGCCTGACTTCACCACAGGAGAAAACTTGAAATTCATCTAAACCCTTAGCCTAACTCCCATGCATTTGTTCTGTATCTGTAGCCCCAGTCAATACTCCAGATGCCCACCTGCCAGCGAAACCTATCCAGGCCCTCCATGGATTTGTTCTGGGTGGTTCTGCAGAGCAGGGACGATtttgcctttgctgctgctatTGGGTGTTGCTGGGGAAGGCAGTGGCAAAGGCTGATTTTTGGTGGCTTACTCTGCAGCGACTCAGTGCCAGTTGCAGGACTGGACCAGCTTGGGATTGGCTACTGGGAGCCAAAAGCTGGCACCAAAGGTGCTTTCCATGTTCCCTGCGACAAGGGACCAAAACCAATACAGGGTTCTCCACAACAGTCCTAGAGGTTTCAGAGCCTAGGTGGAGTCAGTTAGGCCGCAGTCATGCTTGTGGCACAAGGCTGCCAGCACAAACCAACAAATGTAATCTCTGGACTAACTTTTAGGCTCTTCTGTCCTCTGTTTGGGGGGCAAGagtcctcctcttctctgtgtGATGCTGTCTCCtatatttttctgctgtgctgatgACCAACTAATCCCATCTGGGTTTTTAGAGCAGTGACAGGTCTTgattcttttgtttctctcctgCTGTTGAAGCTTCTTTCTGAAATTACATTGGCCAAGCCTCCATAGTGCCTTTGCAAGGTGCACTAATGAAACAGCACCAGCTTACAGTTGTTCTTTTTAGACATTCTCAGGTGGAGATTTCAGACTGCTGCTGCATCAAGGCAAGGACACGTGGGAAGAGGAGGACTGTTGCACCAAGTTCTAAAACACAATTTGACACAGGCTGCAGTCCATTTGCCAGTGAAGAGTGGGACAGGACACTATAATGAGAGCTTAGTAAGATGTGTATAGGGAGCCTGAAAGGAATCCTCTGCTATAGGTTCTACCAGGAGATTAGAAAATCATCATCCTGACCTAAaggaataaatacaaaaataatgtaCATACTTGGGTTGTTATGGGTGCTTGCCAAGCTATGCCCAGATAGCTCTGGGGGTAAATGGTGGCCTCGGTGTATGAACTGCTGGGAACTCAGAATATGGTTAGGATGAGCAGCTCGGTTCATATTGTGGAGGACATTCACCTGCAGAAAGAccagagtgagagagagagagaccctGTGTTCATCGCAATACATTCTACATCGTGTGCATTGCTGTCTACCATGTCCTCCCCATGCACGCATGACCACCTGTTATGCGTATGATTGACCTTGTACCTCAACAGTAAACTCATTGCTGGAGTAGCGTCCATTCATCTCAGTGCACGACAGGTGAAACTTCCTTTCATAAAGAGCAGCACCGTGGTTGATGTGATATGAGACCTGGCGTAGTATTTCCTCGTAAACTGCAATGCTTTCCACACCTGACACAAGAAGAGAGAATTGGCATGGAGTGAGGAAGCTCCTGCTTCTAAGTCATCTGGCATCATAATCCTGTAGTAACTGGGACCAATAGGGGAATCCAAAACAACACTGGGTTTATTAAttttgggaagggaggagagctGGATCTGGCTGCAAAGGATCTGATTAAATCCCTGCTTGCATTGCTAAGAcatggaagggaaggaagaatcAAGAGCAACAGCACTGCTAAGTTCTGGAGAGTATAGTAGCGTTGTACCAGTCCACAGTCTGTGGGATGCGCAGTCCCCTAGTCATGTCAGACAAAATGCTGCTGGCATCTgagaaaaccaaacccaaggGTAATGAGAAGTCAGGAGGTGCTCTAGGCGCCTCAGTCAGAGCTCAAACACCCTGCtgtctgcaggaggaggagccaCATCCCTAAGCAAATGGCCTGGGACTTCCAAAAGCCAGGAGTTAAACAAATGATTACATTTCAGAGGCTCACAAAGTACACCAGTGCTTCTCTAACATTGGGTTAAATGCTTCTCCTAGCAATACCTGACAGGCAGTGAGAGGCATAATTAGACAGCCATGGCCAAAGAGAGGACATACCTGTGATGGTCAGGTAGGCAGAGGTATTAACAAGCTCCAGGCCCCGCTGCTGCAGCAGTGCTCCATCCAGAAGCAGATACTCCCTCTCTGGGTCCAAGTCATCTCCTACCAATGAGATCTCGCAGCCATCGAGGTTGTGCACAATCTCATCTGACATTCTTGTGTCTGTCACTGAGATGCAAATAGGAAGAAGACAGGGCCAGAAAGCCAGTCAGCACCAGCAAAGGTAGGAGTTACTCAGACTGGTACGTGCTTCCTTGATAGCATTGACCTTGAGCAAAATCACTGTCGGACTAGTTCCTTGTTGGAGGAGTCCCCCTGGTTCTAATGACATTATTTATGCACATAACAAAGTGACTTTATTTTGCAACAACATGCTATAATCAGTGTTCATGATTCATGATAACACATCTTGGCTGCAAGAACTCCGTTGACAATGACAATGTGCAAATTAGGAACAACTCTATAACACATCCCCAGATCCTGAGTGCTTTTGAAATCTTCCCCTTGTCTCACAATTGCTGGTTACCATGGCTGAAATCTGATCTTCTTTACGAGGGCAAATCCACTCAATGACTAACGGCTTTCAACAGGGCTCAGACCAACCTGCTCTACGTCAAGAAACTCATCATTGTTTGAGGGAAGATAAAGCTGCTAAACTGAAAACTATGAGCAAAAAATCCCATTaccagaaaaaatatgaaagaagtGAAAGGACGTGTAGAACACAGAGCGCAGAGAAGTAACCTGAGGATTATGGAAAGAAACTGAGGAGCAAGATATTACAGGGTGTGAGAAAACTGAATGGGGAATTCACAGGAATAAGTGATGCAGGAAGAGATGGCAGGGGGAGAAATACGGAAAatgggagagaaggaagcaggAGGAGACTGAGTGTAGTAGTAGAGAGAGTAATGGGCAGCACATCCATCCAGTGCTGGATTCAATAAAGGGAAATGTagataaaatgtaaaaaggATTAGGAAAGGGCAGcctgggaaaggaggaggagagagtgaGGCAAAGGAACTGAGGCGATAGAAAAAGTACAAGGAGGAGCAGAAAGGGATAAGAACCGATTAGCCTACATATTGACAGGCAACGTGCCTTGCTTCTATATTTGCAAACTTTCTCCTATTTCAGTGTCATGAGGGACTCCACTTCCCCTGCAGGTCAGCAGCACACTTGCAGGTCTTCCCGGTTTATCTCTTATAACTCGCCCTGTACTCCACTCACCGGTTCCATGCCAGTTCTCATCCTTCTTGGCCTCCACCTGGTGAGAAATAGAGCAGGTGATCTGGAGGTTGGGGAACAGGGGGACCCCATCAGAAGCCTCGAAGTCTGATGCAGGATGGGCAAAGTGGGCATTGCCAGTTAACAGGATCTGAGGGGCATCGGGCTGTAGCACCACAACGTAACCTTCCACATCAGGAATGGAGACACAAGACTCTTCACTGAAACACCTGAAGGAGAGAAGTAGAAAGTATCAGTTGGCCCAAGCTTTCCTCAACACCAAAAGATGACTTGCCCAATACTGCCCCTGAAAGGAATATCCTTTTTCAGGTACTCTTCCTaaagcttccctgcagcctgcTGAGCAAGACAAAGAGGTTTGGTAGGAATGACATCACTCAGTTCCAAATTACTAGGTCATATCCACAcatgacagagaaaatgaaaaccagccCACATGACTGGAATACCATGATTGAAGGCAGACGTTCTGCTACTTGCATGGACTCCAGGACCTAGTTTTACAGTATCCATTTGGATACTGGAtactttaatatttattttcatgttgaGACCAtcaacagaattaaaataaaaggtgaaGGAGTATAATTTTAGTCAAAAGAGAAGTAATCCTCTTTCTGAACTTAGCCAGAGGTGCTGCCTTGTCTACTCACTTGACAGTAGTGGTAAGCCTGAGTGGCCTGACTCCAGGGGTAGCAAAACGCAGGGAATTCATGTAAGCCACATGCTGGATCGCATGGTTGAAGGTTTCCACATCATCACCTTCCAATGTGAGCAGGGACTGAGAAGGGTTCACATGAACCTGCagatggaagagaagaaaacactcAGGTTTCCTTGGCAAATGCCAGGAGTGCAGGCTAGAAGAGACACAAAGGAGAAAGGTGGGGAGTTGTCTGAGGTGGGGGAGCAGGCAAAGTCCTGGGAAGCAAGGCCAGGTAGGGCAGTGGAGGAGACCCATGCAAGCTGGGCAGATGGGCATACCTTCATCCCTTTGCCCAGACTGTCGAAGTCACTGTAATCAAGCCCCTCACGGCAGGCATACAGGCATTCAATAACCTCTCGGCTCTCCAAGCTACCAGGGCGTACACTGAAGCCAGCCAAGTAACCATGGAAGTAGTGGTGGATCGACAGAGGATCTCCTGAGGGAAACATGGGAGGTGGAGGGTGTGAGAGACATGGCGAGGAAGAGAACAAAGACAACAGAAGTAACAGTGTGAGGGACATACAGGTGTTAAAGGAGatggagagagacagagggCTGCATGGGGCATGGAAAAGCGaagacaacaaaaccaacagTGAGGGACATAGAGATGTTAAAGGAggtagagagagagagacagaaaggtTGCAGGggacacagaaaagcaaagacaacaaaaagagGGAGGATGCAGAAGTAAGGAGATAATTTTTGGAATTCCAGGTggaaaaaagtatgaaaaacagaccaaaagaaagacaagggtGGTGAACGGTGGGTAGGATAGAGAAGTTTCTGCCAAACCGTTGAATGCCAGATAGAAACAATTTCTTGTCCCCTTTTCACTCTGCTTCCTGTGAGGGCTTTTAAGAGAAACTATAGGTTCCATAGATAGATAGGGATGAGGTGACATCTCCCGATGTCTCTAATGGTTTTTGTGTTCTTCAGAGACCAACTTTAATAATCAGGCATAAGGACTCTTTCTCGACATGAAAAACATACTCCATCTCCCAAAGCAGGCTGTAGTCCTCTATCAGACCTATTTCATGCTCCACAGATACCAAGGTCCCAAGGATCAATCTACCAAATAAGGGCTTTCCTCCCATGGTggtgggaggaggcagggcaggaaTGGGAGAGCTGTATGAGGAAGGTACCATGCAAGAAGTGACAGTCATGCGTGGtgaaaaggggaagagaaacatcttctttcttttccctacCTTGTACAGTATCAGTGGAGCTCTcatttcctttgattttctccTCTGCAAAAGGAGAGCATTCAGACAAGCAATAAGGCATTGGAAGAGGGCAGTTACAAGGCCAGGCAAGTATCTATATGAGTGTGTGTATCGGCCAGTCCAAAAGAACAGCTTCAGAATCCTGTGCCAGACAGTGCACCCTTCAACCCTACAGACAGCATATCACAGATGAAAGAGGGCAGAGTTCCTCTCACAAAGGTGATAGTGAGGCTGTAGGATGAGTGACTGATAAAAGGGAGGAagtatagggttttttttggttttttgtttttttttattctttccctaCGATATCTATTCTAAGAATTAACTGATTCCCATTTATGGAACATCATCATAGCCATGTTTGCAACAAGCCACGTTCTCAACATCCCTTTGAAACTCATATGGTTCCAGGAGGGTATCCCAATCTGACCAATAGTTGTTCGTTGCAAAGTACCAAACTGAGAGTACAGAGCTGTGGGAAGACCCCTGACCATGGAGAAGCAGTACTACGGTAAAGATTTGATCTTGCTAGAAATTTCTGCTGGAGTTTCTTACTGGAAATTTCTGCAAGCAGCAGGCAAATTTCTTCAATTCTGTCCTGCTCCAGTCTTGCAGGAGAATTGAAAGACCTGGGAAATGCAGCCTTACATCTCCACAGAACCAGTTTTAATCTGGTAGTCACTTTACTATGTTCCTAACCTGATCTTTGCCCTCCAACCCAATTTCTCTacagaaggtttttttcttcatatagaCCCTCAAGACACAGAAATCCCCAACAGTACAACCAGTAGCACAAATAGTGTTCTCTGGTGAAAAGCTTTGATAGAAAGGCCAATGTCTGGATGAAGTACAGTTTCAATGCTCCTCTGCCTTAGAGATGATTTCCCATTGCATATTCTACTGCTGTTGTCAACAAAGCTGCCATTGACACTTGCCCCTGAGCTATTATTATCAAGGTGTGTTGGTTTGGTCCATAAGGAAGGAAGGATCCACACTGGCTTTGATGCCAAGGAGGCAAAATGGCTGCAATGTGTTTGCATCCTTTAGTATTAGCTGGtgtttctttcatctcttctgGACCACCTTCCACTCGTTTCCCATACAGAAAGAGCATGGTGGGCACTCACCCGTCCAGCAGGCTCCAATCATGAGTGAGGGTTCCTGCCGAGGGGGGTGAATAAGGCCATTGTCGTGGATGAGGGCAGGGTCGTAAGAGACACCATCCACATAGAGTGTGACAGTGGGGAACTCCAGGTTGAGGGCATAGTGGTGCCATTCATCATCACAGACCTATATcagacagcagaggaaaagatcAGTGAAGAGCAAAAGGAGGAGGGACACGGGGAATAGGCAAACGCTTCCTGACCTGCTCAAGCTTCCAGAGAAACTTCACAGGCCTCGCACTTTCCAGCAATGGCCAGTAGAGGAAAGCAATCCGGCAGCCATGCACAGACAGAGAGTAATGCGAGTAGCCCTCCTCTGCCAAGGACAAGTACAGAGAGTTATGTATCGCAACTCAGAGCAGTCTCGCTAGCCAGAGCCCAGAGGCGCCCGCTAGCCTGCACAACTGGCAGTCAGCAACATGTGCTCACAGCGGGCTCGACTACTCCCAGAAAACGTCACGTCCTAAGGAGGGACCCCTGCCCAGGTCCCCACCTGGAACACAGAGATTTCCACCTGCAGTGACAACCCCTTTTAACAGCTGGAGACAGCGGGCAGAAGGGTCACCACcccaggaagaaagaaaagagtctTACCGCTCTGCACTGTACTGCAAATCACcgtctcctcttctctcctgcctTTGCTCGGCACCACGGCGTGCTTCATCCACACGGACAGGGTGAAGTGGTCACTGAGCCCCTCATGGGCACTCAGCCCGTTCACCACAGGCACCTGGGCTGCCTGGCTGCCGTTGAACCAGTAGATGAGGCTGCTGTCCTGGCTATAGTGCACAGAGAGCTGCGCCGTCCAGTTCGCCGTGGGGCTGGGCACAGGCAGCAGGTCAATCTCTCCTGAGGCAGCACCTACCAAGAAAGGAATGTCAGCCCAGGAGAATAAGGAGCCTGGGAACCGGGTAACAGATGATGAGGGTGCTACAGCACTCTCTGAAATGTCCCAGAGCGCAGGGAGAGGAGTTGCCTATAGGCGTTCTATCTGGAGAAGGATGGTGACTTTTCCATCCATGCTGAGGGAAGTCCCACAAACTCCATGTAATGGAGCAATGTACAGAAACCTCTGGCTTCCCAGCAAGGAAAGCATAAGGATCCCCTTGTAAATACAGGCAGGGCGCCCAGTGCCCCTCAAGGCAGCATGTGAGTTACATTTCCTCACAGCCCCACTGACCACAGCAGATAGGAGGAATGTGTCCCCCAGCATCTCTACTGTGTGAAGCACAGAGCTACCACCATGAACCCCTccaggagaaggggaagggtgCTGTGCCATAGCTGCCTTTAGCCCAGGAAAGCATCAATTCACCACAAAGTTTGCGTAGTGACTTCTCGGAGTAGTTATCCCGGTCACAGCCCTTGGCCACGTGGTTTGTCTGCAGCTCCACTGTGGCCTGGATGTTCCACAGGGGCTCATCACAGGTCTCCAGGTGAATGCTGGGGAAGAGCGCAAGGCTGCCTGCTCCTGGTGTGTACTCGATCCTCTTGTTCCAGCCTAAAGAAGAAGAGTGAGAAGGATTAGGTCCTGCCAAGGGCCCAAGGCCAGAACATTTGGCACACACACAAGTAGCATCTATGGACTAGTCCAGAAACAGAGAGATTTTTGGCCCTCCCCACGCTGAAAAGTCAACTTTATGCAGCTGGCAAGGAAAGACTTCCTAGAAGCACGAAGACTCCAAATTCTCATCTACAGCTAGTACTGGTGTAGTATCACTCCTTTGCTTGTCAACCTCTCTTATCAGGCAGATCAGATATTTAAGTGTGTTGGATTTCCCCTTAATTATACACACTGAGGTGAAGCTGTAGGCACACAGCACCACTAGAAAACCCAAAGATCCTCAAGATAAGCAGAACCAAAACCAATCTAGACTGAATACAGCCTTGCCAAATACATAG
This genomic window from Phaenicophaeus curvirostris isolate KB17595 chromosome 1, BPBGC_Pcur_1.0, whole genome shotgun sequence contains:
- the LOC138725295 gene encoding solute carrier family 25 member 36-like → MAELGSLLHLLAGGCGGTAGAILTCPLEVVKTRLQSSQLTLRPLCLSEMQMSAMSVKLMNSTPPSPGVLRLLKDILEKEGMRSLFRGLGPNLVGVAPSRAIYFATYSGAKERLNDVLLPESKKVHMLSAACAGITCATLTNPIWLVKTRMQLEARVKGEMANNAFQCAVHVYRTEGLRGFYRGVTASYAGVSETIIHFVIYESLKQKLRSSRHSISPPLTLSPNSYDFFGLMGAAAVSKTCASCIAYPHEVIRTRLREEGSRYRSFIQTLQLVVHEEGPLALYRGLLAHLIRQIPNAAIMMATYELIVHLASSTL
- the CLSTN3 gene encoding calsyntenin-3 isoform X1 — protein: MGDPRPRAAALLPLLCLCAALPAGAANKANKHKPWIEAEYQGIVMENDNTVLLNPPLFALDKDAPLRYAGEICGFRIHGAGVPFEAVILDKATGEGLIRAKEPVDCEAHKEHTFTIQAYDCGEGPDGANTKKSHKATVHVRVNDVNEFAPVFVEKLYRVAVTEGKLYDRILRVEAIDGDCSPQYSQICYYEILTPNIPFLIDNDGNIENTEKLQYSGDRVYKFTVTAYDCGKKRASDDAEVEIQVKPTCKPSWQGWNKRIEYTPGAGSLALFPSIHLETCDEPLWNIQATVELQTNHVAKGCDRDNYSEKSLRKLCGAASGEIDLLPVPSPTANWTAQLSVHYSQDSSLIYWFNGSQAAQVPVVNGLSAHEGLSDHFTLSVWMKHAVVPSKGRREEETVICSTVQSEEGYSHYSLSVHGCRIAFLYWPLLESARPVKFLWKLEQVCDDEWHHYALNLEFPTVTLYVDGVSYDPALIHDNGLIHPPRQEPSLMIGACWTEEKIKGNESSTDTVQGDPLSIHHYFHGYLAGFSVRPGSLESREVIECLYACREGLDYSDFDSLGKGMKVHVNPSQSLLTLEGDDVETFNHAIQHVAYMNSLRFATPGVRPLRLTTTVKCFSEESCVSIPDVEGYVVVLQPDAPQILLTGNAHFAHPASDFEASDGVPLFPNLQITCSISHQVEAKKDENWHGTVTDTRMSDEIVHNLDGCEISLVGDDLDPEREYLLLDGALLQQRGLELVNTSAYLTITGVESIAVYEEILRQVSYHINHGAALYERKFHLSCTEMNGRYSSNEFTVEVNVLHNMNRAAHPNHILSSQQFIHRGHHLPPELSGHSLASTHNNPMVPSAATVIIVVCVGFLALMVILGILRIHSLHRRGVGQEVPGAAEGGHVSTGGKESDMFWDDSALTIIVNPMESYQSCQERAAESGEGRGSEGMEDEDDSTDSETPDSLDSNDVDDRHIIGKSNGSHCY
- the CLSTN3 gene encoding calsyntenin-3 isoform X2, coding for MGDPRPRAAALLPLLCLCAALPAGAANKANKHKPWIEAEYQGIVMENDNTVLLNPPLFALDKDAPLRYAGEICGFRIHGAGVPFEAVILDKATGEGLIRAKEPVDCEAHKEHTFTIQAYDCGEGPDGANTKKSHKATVHVRVNDVNEFAPVFVEKLYRVAVTEGKLYDRILRVEAIDGDCSPQYSQICYYEILTPNIPFLIDNDGNIENTEKLQYSGDRVYKFTVTAYDCGKKRASDDAEVEIQVKPTCKPSWQGWNKRIEYTPGAGSLALFPSIHLETCDEPLWNIQATVELQTNHVAKGCDRDNYSEKSLRKLCGAASGEIDLLPVPSPTANWTAQLSVHYSQDSSLIYWFNGSQAAQVPVVNGLSAHEGLSDHFTLSVWMKHAVVPSKGRREEETVICSTVQSEEGYSHYSLSVHGCRIAFLYWPLLESARPVKFLWKLEQVCDDEWHHYALNLEFPTVTLYVDGVSYDPALIHDNGLIHPPRQEPSLMIGACWTGDPLSIHHYFHGYLAGFSVRPGSLESREVIECLYACREGLDYSDFDSLGKGMKVHVNPSQSLLTLEGDDVETFNHAIQHVAYMNSLRFATPGVRPLRLTTTVKCFSEESCVSIPDVEGYVVVLQPDAPQILLTGNAHFAHPASDFEASDGVPLFPNLQITCSISHQVEAKKDENWHGTVTDTRMSDEIVHNLDGCEISLVGDDLDPEREYLLLDGALLQQRGLELVNTSAYLTITGVESIAVYEEILRQVSYHINHGAALYERKFHLSCTEMNGRYSSNEFTVEVNVLHNMNRAAHPNHILSSQQFIHRGHHLPPELSGHSLASTHNNPMVPSAATVIIVVCVGFLALMVILGILRIHSLHRRGVGQEVPGAAEGGHVSTGGKESDMFWDDSALTIIVNPMESYQSCQERAAESGEGRGSEGMEDEDDSTDSETPDSLDSNDVDDRHIIGKSNGSHCY
- the CLSTN3 gene encoding calsyntenin-3 isoform X3, translated to MQSSGEGANKHKPWIEAEYQGIVMENDNTVLLNPPLFALDKDAPLRYAGEICGFRIHGAGVPFEAVILDKATGEGLIRAKEPVDCEAHKEHTFTIQAYDCGEGPDGANTKKSHKATVHVRVNDVNEFAPVFVEKLYRVAVTEGKLYDRILRVEAIDGDCSPQYSQICYYEILTPNIPFLIDNDGNIENTEKLQYSGDRVYKFTVTAYDCGKKRASDDAEVEIQVKPTCKPSWQGWNKRIEYTPGAGSLALFPSIHLETCDEPLWNIQATVELQTNHVAKGCDRDNYSEKSLRKLCGAASGEIDLLPVPSPTANWTAQLSVHYSQDSSLIYWFNGSQAAQVPVVNGLSAHEGLSDHFTLSVWMKHAVVPSKGRREEETVICSTVQSEEGYSHYSLSVHGCRIAFLYWPLLESARPVKFLWKLEQVCDDEWHHYALNLEFPTVTLYVDGVSYDPALIHDNGLIHPPRQEPSLMIGACWTEEKIKGNESSTDTVQGDPLSIHHYFHGYLAGFSVRPGSLESREVIECLYACREGLDYSDFDSLGKGMKVHVNPSQSLLTLEGDDVETFNHAIQHVAYMNSLRFATPGVRPLRLTTTVKCFSEESCVSIPDVEGYVVVLQPDAPQILLTGNAHFAHPASDFEASDGVPLFPNLQITCSISHQVEAKKDENWHGTVTDTRMSDEIVHNLDGCEISLVGDDLDPEREYLLLDGALLQQRGLELVNTSAYLTITGVESIAVYEEILRQVSYHINHGAALYERKFHLSCTEMNGRYSSNEFTVEVNVLHNMNRAAHPNHILSSQQFIHRGHHLPPELSGHSLASTHNNPMVPSAATVIIVVCVGFLALMVILGILRIHSLHRRGVGQEVPGAAEGGHVSTGGKESDMFWDDSALTIIVNPMESYQSCQERAAESGEGRGSEGMEDEDDSTDSETPDSLDSNDVDDRHIIGKSNGSHCY